The Claveliimonas bilis genome window below encodes:
- a CDS encoding YoaK family protein, producing MEKKYEAPIHYLMSFIGGFFGVYSILNFCDFFGNAQTANMIYLITNLLGHNFSSALIRLGGVAVYMLALGLTAYLPKHSRISLPLASVLLDGAAAFVVGFLPAGMDPVLALYPFFFATAFQWGSFKGAYGFTSSTIFSTNNLRQFTTAVTEIIFNRDSSFCLKARFFGCTLLSYHLGVAVSYILCVVWGTHSIWFVIPAAIAAVPFVCIDNGCFFTGDFQTFVQKNRT from the coding sequence ATGGAAAAAAAGTATGAAGCTCCTATTCATTATCTGATGTCATTTATCGGCGGCTTTTTCGGTGTATACTCCATTTTAAATTTTTGTGATTTTTTCGGCAATGCACAGACTGCAAACATGATTTATCTGATTACTAATCTTCTCGGTCATAATTTCAGCAGCGCCCTTATCCGTCTGGGCGGCGTGGCAGTCTATATGCTGGCTCTTGGCCTGACTGCCTACCTCCCCAAACATTCCCGCATCAGCCTCCCGCTTGCAAGTGTACTTCTGGACGGTGCAGCTGCCTTTGTGGTTGGTTTCCTTCCTGCCGGGATGGATCCGGTACTGGCCCTCTATCCGTTTTTCTTCGCCACCGCATTCCAGTGGGGAAGCTTTAAAGGCGCTTATGGATTCACAAGCTCTACCATTTTTTCCACTAACAACCTTCGGCAGTTTACTACTGCTGTAACAGAAATTATTTTTAACAGGGATTCTTCTTTCTGTCTGAAAGCAAGATTCTTTGGCTGTACACTTCTTTCTTATCATCTGGGAGTTGCCGTTTCTTATATTCTGTGTGTGGTCTGGGGAACTCACAGTATCTGGTTTGTGATTCCCGCCGCTATTGCGGCAGTTCCTTTTGTCTGCATTGACAACGGATGTTTCTTCACTGGCGATTTTCAAACTTTTGTGCAAAAAAACAGAACCTGA
- a CDS encoding LysR family transcriptional regulator — translation MDIKSLRYFLAVTEEGNITKAAKRLCIAQPPLSRQLQLLEEELGVVLFQRGKRRIQLTEEGYYLKRQAEEILALVEKTRSQLGQMGNSLCGQVSIGVVETCGGSILPDLAEGFHSQYPDVSFQIWSGNGDEVTDKLNRSLVDMAILREPFYIEQCESIFLRQEPWVAVMSRDHPLAGGADEIELSALGQEPLMISVRPSLQDEILNWFNEISEERKIFCYYNSVASVIPMVEHGTGIAISPESVKSFTSGRNLVYKKIIHPQHDSRLYLVRRRYQLPPAAAGAFWDYTKKKYCDKD, via the coding sequence ATGGATATAAAATCATTGAGGTATTTTCTGGCAGTAACAGAAGAAGGGAATATTACGAAAGCGGCGAAAAGGCTGTGTATTGCCCAGCCCCCTTTAAGCCGACAGCTCCAGCTTCTGGAGGAGGAATTGGGAGTTGTTCTTTTTCAGAGAGGAAAAAGGAGGATCCAGCTGACGGAAGAAGGCTATTATTTAAAGAGGCAGGCGGAGGAGATCCTGGCACTTGTGGAAAAGACAAGAAGTCAGCTGGGACAAATGGGAAACAGTTTGTGCGGGCAGGTGTCGATCGGGGTAGTGGAGACATGCGGGGGAAGTATTCTTCCTGATTTGGCGGAAGGATTTCACAGTCAGTACCCGGATGTCTCTTTTCAGATCTGGTCAGGCAATGGAGATGAAGTTACAGATAAACTGAACCGCAGCCTTGTGGATATGGCCATTTTAAGAGAACCTTTCTATATAGAACAATGTGAAAGCATATTCCTTAGGCAGGAACCGTGGGTTGCTGTCATGAGCAGGGATCACCCTCTTGCAGGAGGAGCGGACGAAATTGAATTGTCTGCCCTGGGACAGGAACCTTTGATGATTTCTGTGCGTCCTTCTCTTCAGGACGAGATTCTCAATTGGTTTAACGAAATATCTGAAGAGAGAAAGATCTTCTGCTATTATAATTCGGTAGCCTCTGTGATTCCCATGGTGGAACATGGTACCGGAATCGCTATCAGTCCGGAGTCGGTAAAGAGTTTTACAAGCGGACGAAATCTGGTTTATAAAAAAATTATACATCCTCAGCATGACTCCAGACTTTATCTTGTACGTCGCCGCTATCAGCTGCCACCGGCGGCAGCAGGGGCATTCTGGGATTATACGAAGAAAAAATATTGCGATAAAGATTAA
- a CDS encoding alanine dehydrogenase — translation MKVGILKDIKVGENRVIATPVEISSLTADGHEVLVQKGAGARAGFPDEKYALAGAKLVDTAKEIYDTCDFVAKVKEFEPSEYDMLREDQIVFTCIHPAAHPEEVQALLDKKVIAFTAEDSHRYGSPNCEAAGKQGALMGLESMLTINGGKGKFVSGLGAAPGMKVLILGGGTVGQAALSVLHALGAWVTVADINIGLLRTLQSQYNQTINTMISSRENIAAVLPETDMILNCVKWPKGNKEYLVTREMIRTMEPGSVLVDISNDEQGAIETFHETTHENPRYVEEGVVHYCVSNIPGAIANSTSVAYAASVLPHFRSILNNGVAKACERDGFLRRSLTTYKGYLTHEETSALQNRPWIRPEDILGIADRQLDPAPPATVTRSENYIKL, via the coding sequence ATGAAGGTAGGAATTTTAAAGGACATTAAAGTAGGAGAGAACCGAGTGATTGCTACTCCTGTTGAAATTTCCAGTCTGACTGCAGATGGCCATGAGGTCCTTGTGCAAAAAGGAGCAGGAGCAAGGGCGGGATTTCCGGATGAAAAGTATGCTCTGGCAGGAGCAAAACTTGTAGATACGGCAAAAGAGATTTATGATACCTGCGATTTTGTTGCGAAAGTAAAAGAATTTGAGCCGTCAGAATATGACATGCTCCGTGAGGATCAGATTGTGTTCACCTGTATCCATCCGGCAGCTCATCCGGAAGAAGTACAGGCGCTTCTGGACAAAAAGGTGATCGCATTTACAGCTGAGGACAGCCACAGATATGGTTCTCCCAACTGTGAAGCAGCGGGAAAACAGGGAGCCTTAATGGGGCTGGAATCTATGCTTACGATCAATGGCGGAAAAGGAAAATTTGTCAGCGGACTGGGGGCCGCTCCGGGAATGAAGGTATTGATCCTTGGAGGGGGAACAGTGGGACAGGCAGCGCTGTCAGTTCTGCATGCTCTTGGAGCGTGGGTCACAGTGGCAGATATCAATATCGGACTTTTGCGGACTTTACAGAGTCAGTATAACCAGACCATCAACACGATGATCTCCAGCAGGGAAAATATTGCCGCTGTTCTTCCGGAAACAGATATGATATTGAATTGTGTAAAGTGGCCAAAAGGGAATAAGGAATATCTGGTGACGAGAGAGATGATAAGAACTATGGAGCCAGGATCAGTTCTTGTAGATATCAGTAACGATGAACAGGGAGCGATTGAGACGTTTCACGAGACAACTCATGAGAACCCAAGATATGTGGAGGAAGGAGTTGTGCACTATTGTGTAAGCAATATTCCGGGAGCTATTGCCAACTCCACATCTGTTGCTTATGCGGCGTCTGTTCTTCCGCATTTCCGCAGCATTTTAAACAATGGAGTTGCCAAGGCATGTGAGCGGGACGGATTTTTAAGAAGAAGCCTCACCACATACAAAGGTTATTTGACTCATGAAGAGACAAGCGCTCTTCAGAACCGTCCGTGGATCCGTCCGGAGGATATCCTGGGGATTGCAGACAGGCAGCTGGATCCGGCGCCTCCGGCCACAGTGACACGGTCAGAAAATTATATTAAATTATAA
- a CDS encoding Na+/H+ antiporter NhaC family protein → METMGFISVIPAILAIVLSFITRNTVVSLAVACIVGTLCAGQGIFGFPTLLQNSLGTTSFSWVMLLNTFIGILVAYFQKTGAIQGFSQKVHEKNLSRKGAQLMAWILGIFIYFSDSFSPLFVGSVMRSITDKAKVSREKLAYIADSTSAPVSVLMPITGWAAYLMGLALGVGCIETTEDAASLFLHAIPFNFYPIFAVLFVGLIATGIVKDFGPMKKAEKRAVEEGKVIRDGATPLIGKELTEMQPYPGIRQRVFLNFILPVLVIISIALGTYIAFDSAKTMEAFLFVVIIMTISMMIQGIPFKEVMNTLTDGVKGAIPAVMLLALAYAVNELSSEMGTANYIISLTENFLTPHMLPAIIFLVASIMAFATGSSWGTFAICMPIALPLAFSFTDNQMSLLIVASFAAVAGGGVFGDHCSPLSDTTVLSSTGAASDHIDHVKTQLPYALVCGGLALAAYFIIGILFI, encoded by the coding sequence ATGGAAACAATGGGATTTATTTCAGTTATTCCGGCAATACTTGCTATCGTATTGTCTTTCATTACTAGAAACACGGTTGTGTCCCTGGCGGTGGCGTGTATCGTAGGGACACTGTGCGCGGGACAGGGAATTTTCGGCTTCCCGACTCTTTTGCAGAACAGCCTTGGAACAACAAGTTTTTCCTGGGTAATGCTGCTGAATACTTTTATAGGAATCCTGGTGGCTTATTTCCAGAAGACCGGAGCAATCCAGGGATTTTCACAGAAAGTGCATGAAAAGAATCTGAGTAGAAAAGGTGCACAGCTTATGGCTTGGATTCTTGGAATCTTTATTTACTTCAGTGATTCTTTCAGCCCGCTTTTTGTAGGATCGGTTATGAGAAGTATCACGGATAAGGCGAAGGTTTCCAGAGAAAAGCTGGCTTACATTGCGGATTCTACTTCCGCTCCGGTCAGCGTTCTTATGCCGATCACCGGCTGGGCGGCATATCTGATGGGACTTGCCCTTGGAGTGGGATGTATTGAAACCACGGAAGATGCGGCTTCCTTATTCCTGCATGCCATTCCGTTTAATTTTTATCCTATTTTCGCTGTACTCTTTGTAGGTTTGATTGCAACTGGAATCGTAAAAGACTTCGGCCCCATGAAGAAAGCAGAGAAACGTGCGGTAGAGGAAGGAAAGGTTATCCGGGATGGAGCAACGCCTCTGATTGGGAAAGAGCTGACAGAGATGCAGCCGTATCCGGGAATCCGGCAAAGAGTTTTTCTGAATTTTATTCTTCCGGTTCTTGTTATTATCAGCATTGCGCTTGGAACATATATTGCTTTTGACTCTGCAAAGACAATGGAAGCGTTTTTGTTTGTAGTTATTATTATGACGATCAGTATGATGATCCAGGGAATCCCATTTAAAGAAGTGATGAACACTCTGACTGATGGTGTAAAGGGAGCGATTCCGGCAGTTATGCTTCTTGCCCTTGCTTATGCAGTGAATGAGCTGAGCAGCGAAATGGGAACTGCAAATTATATCATTTCCCTGACGGAGAACTTCCTGACTCCACATATGCTGCCGGCTATTATTTTCTTAGTAGCATCCATTATGGCTTTTGCTACAGGATCGTCCTGGGGAACATTTGCCATCTGTATGCCGATCGCTCTTCCGCTTGCCTTCAGCTTTACAGATAATCAAATGAGTCTTTTGATCGTTGCAAGTTTTGCGGCAGTTGCAGGAGGCGGAGTTTTTGGAGATCACTGTTCACCGCTTTCGGATACGACGGTGCTTTCATCAACAGGTGCGGCATCTGATCATATTGACCATGTAAAGACACAGCTGCCGTATGCTCTTGTGTGCGGAGGTCTTGCGTTAGCGGCTTACTTCATAATTGGAATTCTCTTTATTTAA
- a CDS encoding ECF transporter S component — protein sequence MSTQVMDNRTREKSRVKIRTIAQIGMLSAIAVVLMLFEIPLPFAPAFYEIDFSEVPVLVGCFAMGPLAGAVIELIKIILNLAINGTMTAGVGEVANFLIGCSLVVPAGLIYRKMKTRKGAIIGMVTGTLFMTLVGCVLNAYILLPAYGAAFQMPIEGLVQMGTAVNSNITNLFTFVAFAVAPFNLLKGVLVSAIVFVIYKKISPVLHMNR from the coding sequence ATGAGTACACAAGTAATGGACAACAGAACAAGAGAAAAATCAAGAGTAAAGATCCGCACGATCGCACAGATTGGAATGCTTTCGGCAATTGCAGTTGTATTAATGCTTTTTGAAATACCGCTGCCGTTCGCGCCGGCCTTCTATGAAATAGACTTCAGCGAAGTGCCTGTACTGGTTGGATGTTTTGCAATGGGACCGCTTGCGGGAGCTGTTATCGAGCTTATCAAGATTATACTTAATCTTGCTATTAACGGAACCATGACGGCAGGAGTAGGAGAGGTGGCTAACTTCCTGATCGGTTGTTCATTGGTTGTTCCGGCGGGACTTATTTATCGGAAAATGAAAACAAGAAAAGGCGCCATCATCGGAATGGTGACAGGAACGCTGTTTATGACTCTTGTAGGATGTGTGCTTAACGCCTATATACTTCTGCCGGCATACGGAGCAGCTTTTCAGATGCCGATAGAAGGACTGGTACAGATGGGAACAGCGGTCAACAGCAATATTACCAACCTCTTTACCTTTGTGGCATTTGCTGTGGCGCCGTTTAATCTTTTGAAGGGTGTTCTTGTTTCAGCGATCGTATTTGTGATTTATAAGAAAATAAGTCCGGTACTTCATATGAATCGGTAA
- a CDS encoding M81 family metallopeptidase, which yields MKRIIVGQIMHESSSLSRTPTLESNFRQTLIWFEGKNVFDLSTIGMRDFLTGIMEKGQELQLDISPCFCTFASPSGKISAKCFDTLKQKFFSNIDESVPIDGFCLALHGAGVSEADPDVEGNLLEEIRHRYGSNLPIIVTLDPHANITSKMIQNADLLLPSKLYPHTDTYETGQKASCLMQQILTGDINPVMKVKKLPLLIPLNKGCTEEFPMEEVLKKCLECENTPGVLYCSFAQGFPYSDIEECGASVVVITDGDTELAETLSQQLADWIFQRRKDFISDGLTVQQGVDKAQELINKGAKLIVMNEISDNPGAGTPGDGTYLLRELLNRNLPGTCAGVLIDPETAALASKAGAGSYISLKLGGKTDEYHGKPIELENVYVKSICDGKYNLLSPMTHGQPVNYGTTVRLQKGNIDIIVGSQGFQTMDDGVFTLLGIDVRQYNIVAVKSAQHFKAYFKHLADHIISVDPPGISSGNLHQLPLKHIKHPIYPLDETEM from the coding sequence ATGAAACGCATTATCGTTGGGCAAATTATGCATGAAAGTAGTTCTCTTTCCAGAACTCCTACATTAGAATCAAATTTTCGCCAAACTCTTATCTGGTTCGAAGGCAAAAATGTTTTTGATCTTTCTACAATTGGAATGAGAGACTTTTTGACTGGAATCATGGAAAAAGGCCAAGAACTTCAATTGGATATTTCCCCTTGCTTCTGTACCTTTGCTTCTCCCTCCGGGAAAATATCTGCTAAATGTTTTGACACATTAAAACAAAAATTCTTCTCTAATATAGATGAATCTGTTCCAATTGACGGCTTTTGCCTGGCTCTCCATGGTGCTGGTGTTTCTGAGGCAGATCCGGATGTAGAAGGAAATCTTTTGGAAGAAATCCGGCATCGATATGGCAGCAACTTGCCAATTATAGTGACATTGGATCCACACGCCAACATAACCTCTAAAATGATTCAAAACGCCGATTTACTGCTTCCTTCCAAATTATATCCTCATACTGACACTTATGAAACCGGACAAAAAGCCTCCTGCCTAATGCAACAGATATTGACAGGAGATATTAATCCTGTAATGAAAGTGAAAAAACTGCCTCTATTGATTCCATTAAACAAAGGATGTACGGAAGAATTTCCTATGGAAGAAGTTTTGAAAAAATGTCTGGAATGTGAAAATACACCCGGAGTCCTCTATTGTTCTTTCGCCCAAGGTTTCCCTTACAGCGACATAGAGGAATGCGGTGCTTCCGTTGTAGTAATTACGGATGGAGATACGGAACTTGCAGAAACTTTATCACAGCAACTTGCTGATTGGATTTTCCAGCGCCGGAAAGATTTTATCTCTGATGGACTGACTGTACAGCAAGGTGTAGACAAAGCACAGGAACTTATTAACAAAGGAGCGAAACTCATTGTCATGAATGAAATCTCCGACAATCCGGGCGCCGGAACTCCTGGTGACGGAACATACCTTCTTCGCGAACTATTAAATCGAAACCTTCCAGGAACCTGTGCTGGAGTATTAATCGATCCTGAAACAGCGGCTTTAGCGTCTAAGGCCGGAGCAGGCTCCTATATTTCTCTTAAACTGGGCGGGAAGACGGATGAATATCATGGCAAACCAATTGAACTTGAAAATGTCTATGTAAAATCGATCTGTGATGGAAAATATAATCTGTTAAGTCCTATGACACATGGACAGCCCGTCAACTACGGAACTACAGTACGATTGCAAAAGGGAAATATTGATATTATCGTCGGTTCACAGGGATTTCAGACTATGGATGATGGCGTATTCACTCTTTTAGGCATTGATGTACGGCAGTACAATATCGTAGCTGTAAAATCAGCACAGCATTTCAAAGCCTACTTTAAACACTTAGCAGATCATATCATTTCTGTAGATCCACCCGGAATCAGCAGCGGTAATCTTCATCAGCTTCCTTTAAAACACATCAAACATCCTATATATCCTCTGGATGAAACAGAAATGTAA
- the panF gene encoding sodium/pantothenate symporter — MNDSLLRLIPVIIFFVGLMGIGVWVQKKSADAKAENFSKEYFIGGRSLGGFVLAMTLVATYGSVSSFLSGAGKAWETGFGWVYYATSNVVAAFLILGILGKKMAVVGRKTDAVTVIDVLRARFKSDILANICAVVILIFFTTQMVSQFIGGAQLFAACTGFDYTIGLFIFALVVVIYTTIGGFTAVAITDTACAIVMVAGTIFLGIAVIQRGGGLDSIMANISAESAKAVASGEGVNLLDPRASGQIPFQLFLSQWLLCGFTTIGLPQSQVRCLGYKDTKSVHKAMMYGTVVVGIMMIGIHLIGTWSRGLFTTIDGTTDTVIPIVIVNYMLPVLGGVAVIGPLAAAMSTVSSLLIAGSSAIVKDMYLHYKTVRKEKANEKLVAKISIAVTAIMGILSIIISVNPPDLILWINMFAFGGLQTVFFWTMLFGLFWKSANKTGALASVIGGLGAYSITMALNIKIGSFHNIVIGITVAFICFIIGNKFGKPIDDETGKIFFPEKY, encoded by the coding sequence ATGAATGATTCTTTATTAAGATTAATTCCTGTCATTATCTTTTTTGTAGGATTAATGGGAATTGGTGTGTGGGTGCAAAAAAAATCCGCTGATGCAAAAGCAGAAAATTTTTCAAAGGAATATTTTATAGGCGGTAGAAGTCTTGGTGGCTTTGTTCTTGCCATGACATTGGTAGCTACTTATGGTTCTGTTAGCTCTTTTTTGAGTGGCGCTGGGAAAGCATGGGAAACTGGTTTTGGTTGGGTATATTATGCCACGTCTAATGTAGTAGCTGCCTTTCTTATTTTAGGTATACTAGGCAAAAAAATGGCTGTAGTAGGTCGTAAAACAGATGCCGTAACTGTAATTGATGTTTTAAGAGCACGTTTTAAATCTGATATTTTAGCAAATATTTGTGCAGTTGTCATTCTTATATTTTTTACTACACAAATGGTAAGTCAGTTTATAGGAGGGGCACAGCTCTTTGCAGCGTGTACAGGATTTGATTATACAATAGGATTATTTATTTTTGCACTTGTGGTTGTCATTTACACTACAATTGGCGGATTTACAGCTGTAGCTATCACAGATACAGCCTGCGCTATCGTCATGGTTGCAGGAACAATTTTTCTAGGTATTGCAGTAATTCAACGAGGTGGTGGTCTAGATTCTATTATGGCAAATATATCTGCTGAATCTGCAAAAGCTGTCGCATCTGGCGAAGGGGTAAATCTTCTAGATCCGCGAGCCAGTGGACAAATTCCATTTCAACTCTTTCTATCTCAATGGCTCCTATGCGGTTTTACTACAATCGGCCTTCCACAGTCCCAAGTAAGATGCCTTGGATATAAAGATACAAAATCTGTCCATAAAGCAATGATGTACGGAACTGTAGTAGTTGGAATCATGATGATTGGTATTCACTTAATCGGAACATGGTCTCGCGGACTTTTTACTACCATTGATGGAACAACGGATACTGTTATTCCAATCGTAATTGTAAATTACATGCTTCCTGTTCTTGGAGGCGTAGCAGTCATTGGCCCTTTAGCAGCAGCCATGTCCACAGTTTCTTCTCTTCTAATTGCAGGCTCCTCCGCAATTGTAAAAGATATGTATTTACACTATAAAACAGTAAGAAAGGAAAAAGCCAATGAAAAACTAGTCGCAAAAATTTCTATTGCTGTAACAGCAATTATGGGAATATTGTCAATCATAATCTCTGTCAATCCACCAGACTTAATTTTGTGGATTAATATGTTTGCTTTTGGTGGATTACAGACTGTATTTTTCTGGACTATGCTGTTTGGTTTATTTTGGAAATCTGCCAATAAAACAGGCGCATTAGCAAGTGTAATAGGAGGCTTAGGCGCCTACTCCATTACCATGGCTCTAAATATCAAAATTGGTTCTTTTCACAATATTGTCATTGGCATTACCGTTGCTTTTATATGCTTTATAATTGGAAATAAATTTGGAAAACCAATAGATGACGAAACAGGAAAAATCTTTTTCCCAGAAAAATATTGA
- a CDS encoding YhdT family protein, with amino-acid sequence MKKKKEKEHLSYKEKFIQMNKEAKATWIVGAISFIVWLAGGFGVYLLVGNTWTILGMPAWFVLGSFGCWFTGIIGVAYLLKFVFKDFDFDEDEGDCNE; translated from the coding sequence ATGAAGAAAAAAAAAGAAAAAGAACACCTTAGCTACAAAGAAAAATTTATACAAATGAATAAAGAAGCAAAAGCAACTTGGATTGTGGGGGCAATTTCTTTCATTGTATGGTTAGCAGGTGGATTTGGAGTTTACCTTCTAGTAGGAAACACTTGGACAATTTTAGGAATGCCCGCATGGTTCGTACTAGGAAGTTTCGGTTGTTGGTTCACAGGTATTATAGGTGTTGCATATCTATTAAAATTTGTTTTCAAAGACTTTGATTTTGACGAAGATGAGGGGGATTGTAATGAATGA
- a CDS encoding LysR family transcriptional regulator yields the protein MKIEQLIQVVEIAKTSSITFAAKNLFMSQSNLSTSIKELEKEMGRKIFTRSNNGTQLTPFGEEFLEQARMAVKQFEYIKNMSSVHGDKVKDFRVASHYFLFSGQLKN from the coding sequence ATGAAAATAGAACAATTAATACAGGTAGTTGAGATTGCCAAAACAAGCTCCATTACCTTTGCAGCCAAGAATTTATTTATGTCGCAGTCAAATTTAAGCACATCCATTAAAGAACTGGAAAAAGAAATGGGACGGAAAATTTTTACCAGGTCTAATAATGGTACTCAGCTTACACCTTTTGGAGAAGAGTTTTTAGAACAGGCCAGGATGGCTGTAAAGCAATTTGAATATATCAAAAATATGTCTTCTGTTCATGGGGATAAAGTAAAGGATTTTAGAGTGGCTTCTCATTATTTCCTTTTTTCAGGTCAATTGAAAAATTAG
- a CDS encoding IS30 family transposase: protein MSNKHLTYDDRLAIQAGLQQGLKVAQIAKNIGKDRSTVGREIKAHRRLVSTSKGNNCIHHRTCTRIPNCRLGCFRGKKQCQTACGRCQEGCPDYQEEFCIDYEKSPFVCNVCDHRLRCRLRRMLYDARYAQQQYEQMLSESRKGISLSEQELNRINDTITPLLKKGQSLPIICERHRDELPVSERTIYSYIDAGLLDARNIDLRRKLRRPERKKSGPVLRVDRKCHIGRSYEEYEEYMHQNPDAMVSQMDSVVIHKGGQTLLTILFTNCDLQLMFLRERNTAGSVTEIFCRLRKALGDEKFRILFQVIITDRGSEFSDPQKIEADMETGEIQCRVFYCDPMNTNQKSNCERNHELIRYIIPKKHGKDEYTEEEIRKMMNHINSYPRKKWNGQAPIDLFVKIYGQETANLLGLEKIPSNSITLTPALFKK from the coding sequence ATGAGTAATAAACACCTTACATATGATGACAGGCTTGCCATCCAGGCAGGTCTGCAGCAGGGATTGAAGGTCGCACAGATCGCCAAAAACATTGGAAAGGATCGGTCTACTGTCGGCAGAGAGATTAAAGCACACAGGAGGCTGGTCTCCACTTCCAAAGGCAACAACTGTATCCATCATCGTACCTGCACCAGAATCCCGAACTGTCGTCTAGGCTGCTTTCGTGGGAAGAAGCAGTGCCAGACAGCCTGTGGACGATGTCAGGAAGGGTGCCCTGATTATCAGGAAGAGTTCTGTATAGACTATGAAAAGTCGCCGTTTGTATGCAATGTATGTGACCACCGGCTTCGTTGCCGTCTGCGCAGGATGCTTTACGACGCCAGGTATGCTCAGCAACAGTATGAACAGATGCTCTCTGAATCACGGAAAGGCATCTCTCTCTCGGAGCAGGAATTAAATCGGATCAATGATACGATCACACCGCTGTTAAAAAAAGGACAGTCACTCCCGATTATCTGTGAACGTCACAGAGATGAACTGCCAGTATCGGAACGGACAATCTATTCCTATATTGATGCAGGTCTTCTGGATGCCAGAAATATAGACTTGAGAAGGAAACTGCGCAGGCCGGAACGGAAAAAGAGCGGCCCGGTTCTCCGGGTAGACCGGAAATGCCATATCGGACGCAGTTATGAAGAATACGAGGAATATATGCACCAGAATCCAGATGCCATGGTCAGCCAGATGGACAGTGTGGTCATACACAAAGGAGGCCAGACACTGCTGACAATCCTGTTTACCAACTGTGACTTGCAGCTCATGTTTCTGAGAGAACGCAATACAGCAGGATCTGTAACGGAAATATTCTGTCGGCTGAGGAAAGCACTTGGAGACGAAAAGTTTCGGATACTTTTCCAGGTTATTATTACCGATCGGGGAAGTGAATTTAGCGATCCCCAAAAAATCGAAGCAGATATGGAGACCGGGGAAATTCAATGCCGCGTATTCTATTGTGATCCGATGAATACAAATCAGAAGAGCAACTGTGAAAGGAACCATGAACTGATCCGCTATATCATACCTAAGAAACATGGAAAGGATGAATATACGGAGGAAGAGATTAGGAAAATGATGAACCATATCAATTCCTATCCGCGAAAAAAATGGAACGGACAGGCTCCAATCGATCTTTTTGTCAAGATCTACGGTCAGGAAACTGCGAACCTCCTGGGCCTTGAGAAAATCCCGTCCAATTCCATAACCCTTACACCGGCTTTGTTTAAGAAGTAA